One Lacunisphaera limnophila DNA window includes the following coding sequences:
- the ilvC gene encoding ketol-acid reductoisomerase, which translates to MAKIYYDKDANLALIRGKKVAIIGYGSQGHAHALNLKDSGVKVRVGLSDKSKSVAKAQKAGLTVGPVATVAAWADVIMVLVPDHVQARLYREEIAPALTAGKMLMFAHGFNIRFKGIVPPKNVDVAMIAPKSPGHRVREVFQEGGGVPGLIAVYQNATGTAKKLALSYGRGIGCTRAGVLETTFKEETETDLFGEQAVLCGGCAELVKAGFKTLVDAGYQPEIAYFECMHELKLIVDLMYRGGLNYMRYSVSDTAEWGDYVSGPRVVTKKTQKEMKAILKDIQTGKFAKRFIDENNKYGRKTMTKFRNKERGQKIEVVGAKLRAMMPFLNPVVISK; encoded by the coding sequence ATGGCTAAAATCTACTACGACAAGGACGCGAACCTCGCGCTCATCCGCGGCAAGAAAGTTGCGATCATCGGCTACGGCTCCCAAGGCCACGCCCATGCGCTTAACCTGAAGGACAGCGGCGTGAAGGTGCGCGTCGGCCTCTCCGACAAGAGCAAGTCCGTCGCCAAGGCGCAGAAGGCCGGCCTCACCGTCGGCCCCGTGGCCACGGTCGCCGCCTGGGCCGATGTCATCATGGTGCTCGTGCCGGACCACGTCCAGGCCCGCCTCTACCGTGAGGAGATCGCCCCGGCCCTCACCGCCGGCAAGATGCTCATGTTCGCCCACGGCTTCAACATCCGCTTCAAGGGCATCGTCCCGCCGAAGAACGTCGACGTGGCCATGATCGCCCCGAAGTCCCCCGGCCACCGCGTGCGCGAGGTGTTCCAGGAGGGCGGCGGCGTCCCCGGCCTCATCGCCGTCTACCAGAACGCCACCGGCACCGCCAAGAAGCTCGCGCTGTCCTACGGCCGCGGCATCGGCTGCACCCGCGCCGGCGTGCTCGAGACCACCTTCAAGGAAGAGACCGAGACCGACCTGTTCGGCGAGCAGGCCGTCCTTTGCGGCGGCTGCGCGGAGCTGGTCAAGGCCGGCTTCAAGACCCTCGTCGACGCGGGCTACCAGCCCGAGATCGCCTACTTCGAGTGCATGCACGAGCTGAAGCTCATCGTGGACCTGATGTACCGCGGCGGCCTCAACTACATGCGCTACTCCGTCTCGGACACCGCCGAGTGGGGCGACTACGTCTCCGGCCCGCGCGTCGTCACCAAGAAGACGCAGAAGGAGATGAAGGCCATCCTCAAGGACATCCAGACCGGCAAGTTCGCCAAGCGCTTCATCGACGAGAACAACAAGTATGGCCGCAAGACCATGACCAAGTTCCGCAACAAGGAACGCGGCCAGAAGATCGAGGTCGTCGGCGCCAAGCTGCGCGCGATGATGCCGTTCCTGAACCCGGTCGTCATCTCGAAGTAA
- the ilvN gene encoding acetolactate synthase small subunit, whose product MAKHTLIAYVEDVPGVLNRVASLFRRRNFNIDSLTVGGTDQPGVSRLTVVVDTTEAGARIVEANLYKLVNVLRVDDLTHKASLTRELGLVKVKVTPDTRAQILQLVDVFRARVVDVDEKTITAEVTGTPEKIAKFELILRPYGIAEMVRTGAVSMARGHEPVSSAPPQVRTVTDHAHDNSGISMSV is encoded by the coding sequence ATGGCCAAACATACCCTCATCGCCTATGTGGAAGACGTGCCCGGCGTGCTCAACCGCGTCGCCTCGCTCTTCCGCCGCCGCAACTTCAACATCGACTCGCTGACGGTCGGCGGCACCGACCAGCCTGGCGTGTCCCGCCTCACCGTGGTCGTCGACACCACCGAGGCCGGCGCCCGCATCGTGGAGGCCAACCTCTACAAGCTGGTCAACGTGCTCCGCGTGGACGACCTCACCCACAAGGCCTCGCTCACCCGCGAGCTCGGCCTCGTGAAGGTCAAGGTTACGCCCGACACGCGCGCCCAGATCCTGCAGCTCGTCGATGTCTTCCGCGCCCGCGTGGTCGACGTCGATGAGAAGACGATCACCGCCGAGGTCACCGGCACGCCCGAGAAGATCGCCAAGTTCGAGCTGATCCTGCGCCCCTACGGCATCGCCGAGATGGTGCGCACCGGCGCCGTCTCCATGGCCCGCGGCCACGAGCCGGTCTCCTCCGCGCCCCCGCAGGTCCGCACCGTCACCGACCACGCCCACGACAACTCCGGCATCTCGATGTCCGTCTGA
- the ilvB gene encoding biosynthetic-type acetolactate synthase large subunit, with amino-acid sequence MKKLTGAEIIWECLQKEGVDVVFGYPGGAILPTYDAMTKYPKIHHVLVRHEQGATHMADGYARASGKVGVAIATSGPGATNMVTGIATAMMDSSPIVCITGQVGSKAIGTDAFQETDVTGVTLPVTKHNYLVTKPGDIARAIREAFYIAKSGRPGPVLVDITKDAQQLTAEFDWEAAAPKLPGYRPNHRAPDSEFTRAAELINAAKRPLILAGQGIIKSGTTEEVLKLAKTAGIPITTTLLGIGAIPASSPLNLGMMGMHGESWVNEAIQQADLLIALGMRFDDRVTGNLKTYALNAKKIHVDIDPTEINKNVPVDVALIGDLREVLAEIQPQVKKADHADWWTTIKAARGDSAVRDIQTLPDNGHLYAAHVINDIWRLTQKRETIVVTDVGQHQMWEAQYFRHDEPRSLITSGGLGTMGFALPAAIGAKFACPDKDVWVVVGDGGFQMTSCELATAEQEGIKVNVAIINNSFLGMVRQWQEFFYDKRYAATPMTGPDFVKLAEAYRLSGLRCNQRSDVKATVTKTLADKKTVVIDFVVEKEDSVFPMVPAGADLDKMIRRPKQDVMLESGSDKEWEMPASPLPNVFTEKQVEAKALTGRGKSASARPAKKTAKSRR; translated from the coding sequence ATGAAAAAACTCACCGGCGCAGAAATCATCTGGGAATGCCTTCAGAAGGAAGGCGTCGACGTCGTGTTCGGCTACCCGGGCGGCGCGATCCTGCCGACCTACGACGCCATGACCAAGTACCCGAAGATCCACCATGTGCTCGTGCGCCACGAACAGGGCGCCACGCACATGGCCGACGGCTACGCCCGCGCGAGCGGCAAGGTGGGCGTCGCCATCGCGACCTCCGGCCCCGGCGCGACCAACATGGTCACCGGCATCGCCACCGCCATGATGGACTCCTCGCCGATCGTGTGCATCACCGGCCAGGTCGGGTCCAAGGCGATCGGCACCGACGCCTTCCAGGAGACCGACGTGACCGGCGTCACGCTCCCCGTCACGAAGCACAATTACCTCGTCACCAAGCCGGGTGACATCGCCCGCGCCATCCGCGAGGCGTTCTACATCGCCAAGAGCGGCCGCCCCGGCCCCGTGCTGGTCGACATCACCAAGGACGCGCAGCAGCTGACCGCCGAGTTCGACTGGGAGGCCGCCGCGCCCAAGCTGCCCGGCTACCGCCCGAACCACCGCGCGCCGGACTCCGAGTTCACCCGCGCGGCCGAGCTGATCAACGCGGCCAAGCGCCCGCTCATCCTCGCCGGCCAGGGCATCATCAAGTCCGGCACGACCGAGGAAGTCCTCAAGCTCGCGAAGACCGCCGGCATCCCGATCACCACCACGCTGCTCGGCATTGGCGCCATCCCGGCCTCGTCGCCGCTCAACCTCGGCATGATGGGCATGCACGGCGAGTCCTGGGTCAACGAGGCCATCCAGCAGGCCGACCTCCTGATCGCCCTCGGCATGCGGTTTGACGACCGCGTGACGGGCAACCTCAAGACCTACGCCCTCAACGCGAAGAAGATCCACGTCGATATCGATCCGACCGAGATCAACAAGAACGTCCCGGTGGACGTCGCCCTCATCGGCGACCTCCGCGAGGTGCTCGCCGAGATCCAGCCCCAGGTGAAGAAGGCCGACCACGCCGACTGGTGGACCACGATCAAGGCCGCCCGTGGCGACTCCGCCGTGCGCGACATCCAGACCCTGCCGGACAACGGCCACCTCTACGCGGCGCACGTGATCAACGACATCTGGCGTCTCACGCAGAAGCGCGAAACCATTGTCGTCACCGACGTCGGCCAGCACCAGATGTGGGAGGCCCAGTATTTCCGCCACGACGAGCCCCGCTCGCTCATCACCTCCGGCGGCCTCGGCACCATGGGCTTCGCCCTGCCGGCGGCCATCGGCGCCAAGTTCGCCTGCCCGGACAAGGACGTCTGGGTGGTCGTCGGTGACGGCGGCTTCCAGATGACCTCCTGCGAACTGGCCACGGCCGAGCAGGAAGGCATCAAGGTCAACGTCGCCATCATCAACAACTCGTTCCTCGGCATGGTGCGCCAGTGGCAGGAGTTCTTCTACGACAAGCGCTACGCCGCGACCCCGATGACGGGCCCCGACTTCGTGAAGCTCGCCGAGGCCTACCGCCTCAGCGGCCTGCGCTGCAACCAGCGCTCCGACGTCAAGGCCACCGTGACCAAGACGCTCGCGGACAAGAAGACCGTCGTCATCGATTTCGTCGTCGAGAAGGAGGACTCGGTGTTCCCGATGGTCCCCGCCGGCGCCGACCTCGACAAGATGATCCGCCGCCCGAAGCAGGACGTCATGCTCGAGTCCGGCTCCGACAAGGAGTGGGAGATGCCCGCCTCGCCGCTGCCGAACGTCTTCACCGAGAAGCAGGTCGAGGCGAAAGCCCTCACCGGCCGCGGCAAGTCCGCGTCCGCCCGCCCGGCCAAGAAAACCGCCAAATCCCGTCGTTAA
- the ilvD gene encoding dihydroxy-acid dehydratase: MDSGKRHSHLVTEGPSRAPARAMMKAVGFTDEDLSKPLIGIANTWTEIGPCNFHLRALAEHVKAGVRAAGGTPLEFNTVSISDGITMGTEGMKTSLISRELIADSIELVARGNSLDGLVCLSSCDKTNPGVMMALARMDIPGLALYGGSIDHGHHNGKALTVQDVFEAVGAFSSGKIDAKEFKCVENAACPTAGACGGQFTANTMATIMEAIGISPVGLNGIPATAAEKNQAAFRCGEIVMDLVRRDLKPSQIMTRPAFENAIASVAASGGSTNAVLHLLALAKEANVSLQIDEFDQICRKTPTIATLKPGGLYTAVEMHKAGGISLLLRRLLEGGYLHRDCVTVTGRTIAAEVAGAFEAPGQQVIRPTDKPFKPTGGLVILRGNLAEEGGVLKVAGSSREKLKGPARVFNNEEDAMAAANAQQIKAGDVVVIRYEGPKGGPGMREMLGVTAALAGQGLADSVALLTDGRFSGATRGFSIGHVAPEAFVGGLIAFVQEGDLIEVDVPARKLSVEIDPAELARRKAGWQAPAPRYARGVMAKYANTVSSASVGAVTT; the protein is encoded by the coding sequence ATGGATTCCGGTAAACGCCACAGTCACCTCGTCACCGAAGGCCCCAGCCGCGCGCCCGCCCGCGCCATGATGAAAGCCGTCGGCTTCACCGATGAGGACCTCAGCAAGCCGTTGATCGGCATCGCCAACACCTGGACCGAAATCGGGCCCTGCAATTTCCATCTCCGTGCCTTGGCGGAACATGTGAAGGCCGGCGTGCGCGCCGCCGGGGGCACCCCGCTCGAGTTCAACACCGTTTCCATTTCTGACGGCATCACGATGGGCACCGAGGGCATGAAGACCTCGCTCATCAGCCGCGAACTGATCGCCGACTCCATCGAGCTGGTGGCCCGCGGCAACAGCCTCGACGGCCTCGTCTGTCTGTCCTCCTGCGACAAGACCAACCCCGGCGTCATGATGGCCCTGGCCCGCATGGACATCCCCGGCCTGGCGCTTTACGGCGGTTCGATCGATCACGGCCACCACAACGGCAAGGCCCTGACCGTGCAGGACGTGTTCGAGGCGGTCGGCGCGTTCAGCTCCGGCAAGATCGACGCCAAGGAATTCAAGTGCGTGGAAAACGCCGCGTGCCCCACCGCGGGCGCCTGCGGCGGCCAGTTCACCGCCAACACCATGGCGACGATCATGGAGGCCATCGGCATCTCCCCCGTCGGCCTCAACGGCATCCCCGCGACCGCCGCGGAAAAGAACCAGGCCGCCTTCCGCTGCGGCGAGATCGTCATGGATCTCGTCCGCCGGGACCTGAAGCCCTCGCAGATCATGACGCGCCCGGCGTTCGAGAACGCCATCGCTTCCGTCGCCGCCTCGGGCGGTTCGACCAACGCCGTGCTCCACCTGCTCGCGCTGGCGAAGGAGGCCAACGTCTCCCTCCAGATCGACGAGTTCGACCAGATCTGCCGCAAGACCCCGACCATCGCCACCCTCAAGCCCGGCGGACTCTACACCGCGGTCGAGATGCACAAGGCGGGCGGCATCTCCCTGCTCCTGCGCCGCCTCCTCGAGGGCGGTTACCTCCACCGGGACTGCGTGACCGTCACCGGCCGCACGATCGCCGCGGAAGTCGCGGGCGCCTTCGAGGCCCCCGGCCAGCAGGTCATCCGGCCGACCGACAAACCTTTCAAGCCCACCGGCGGCCTCGTCATTCTCCGCGGCAACCTCGCCGAGGAGGGCGGCGTGCTCAAGGTCGCCGGCAGCTCGCGCGAAAAACTCAAGGGCCCGGCCCGCGTCTTCAACAACGAGGAGGACGCCATGGCCGCCGCCAACGCGCAGCAGATCAAGGCCGGCGACGTCGTCGTCATCCGCTACGAGGGCCCCAAGGGCGGTCCCGGCATGCGCGAGATGCTCGGCGTGACCGCCGCGCTGGCGGGGCAGGGGCTGGCCGACTCGGTCGCCCTGCTCACCGACGGCCGTTTCTCCGGCGCGACGCGCGGTTTCTCCATCGGCCACGTGGCGCCCGAGGCGTTCGTCGGCGGCCTGATCGCGTTCGTGCAGGAAGGCGACCTCATCGAGGTCGACGTGCCGGCGCGCAAGCTGTCGGTCGAGATCGACCCCGCCGAGCTCGCCCGCCGCAAGGCCGGCTGGCAGGCGCCGGCCCCGCGCTATGCCCGCGGCGTCATGGCCAAGTACGCCAACACCGTGTCCTCCGCCTCGGTGGGCGCGGTCACCACCTGA
- the thrA gene encoding bifunctional aspartate kinase/homoserine dehydrogenase I, with translation MSDAWQVYKFGGSSVGTTGRMPKVLELIAAAPRPLAVVVSALGDTTDWLILCARSAEEGNISQARRELTQVRELATATARTVLNGQGQKGFKHDLDEILTPVERLLSGIELTRECSPRTLDSIISVGERISVTVLARALVERNVPAIPVDARDFVVTDGTHGAATVDKAATAEKFAAVLPRLAGQVPIVTGFIGRSREGHTTTLGRNGSDYTATLVAGLLKASAVTVWTDVLGVMTADPALVREASPVDRLSYDEALELAYFGTRMFHPRTIIPLRECGAALVIRSTTQPTAPGTRIDATGNPDPNRPTCVTSLERLALLGVQSRRTGLSKPLGGRILAALGEAGVRVWMTTESTLGQSFSVVIPESDMPKAKQSISEVLAPEIQTGDLRIEPMLSPVTLVTLVGENMARRPNVAGRFLNSIGAAGINVRAVAQGASARSISCVVDADHTALAVRTVHGAFNLSHTEISVLLLGKGVVGGSLLKQIDQQNKALGREHDVQVRLVGVGSSGGVLFDEHGLSTDKAVELQKSAIEEGKAVKDVISLLGRLAQLPNPVLVDCSAAPGMEKLYLAAFNQGVNVVSANKQPLALPQAERDGLLGQARKHFRAYHYETTVGAALPVIETLKNLVRTGDHVITIEGAFSGTLGYLCDQLAQGQPLSVAVRTARDLGYTEPHPRDDLSGLDVARKAVILARELGLRLDLTDVELKPFVPESYLKESDPEKFMQSLTALDAEFAQRVAASKAQGKLPRYLARITPGAAGAKVTVGPVDVETAHPASSLRGAEAFVAFHTERYKEYPMVVRGAGAGGAVTAAGVLADILRLAQNIRGRG, from the coding sequence ATGAGCGACGCTTGGCAGGTCTACAAATTCGGCGGTTCCTCCGTTGGCACCACGGGCCGCATGCCCAAGGTGCTGGAACTCATCGCCGCCGCGCCGCGTCCGCTGGCCGTCGTGGTCTCCGCCCTCGGCGACACCACCGACTGGCTCATCCTCTGCGCCCGTTCGGCCGAGGAGGGCAACATCAGCCAGGCCCGGCGTGAACTGACCCAGGTGCGCGAGCTCGCCACGGCCACCGCCCGCACCGTGCTGAACGGCCAGGGTCAGAAAGGGTTCAAGCACGACCTCGACGAGATCCTCACCCCGGTGGAGCGCCTGCTCTCGGGTATCGAGCTGACCCGTGAGTGCTCCCCGCGCACCCTCGACTCCATCATCTCGGTCGGCGAGCGCATCTCCGTCACCGTCCTCGCCCGCGCCCTGGTCGAACGCAATGTGCCCGCGATCCCGGTGGACGCCCGCGACTTCGTCGTGACCGACGGCACGCACGGCGCCGCCACGGTGGACAAGGCCGCGACCGCGGAGAAGTTCGCCGCCGTGCTGCCCCGCCTCGCCGGCCAGGTCCCGATTGTCACCGGCTTCATCGGCCGTTCGCGCGAGGGCCACACGACCACCCTCGGCCGCAACGGCTCCGATTACACCGCCACGCTCGTCGCCGGTCTGCTCAAGGCCAGCGCCGTGACCGTCTGGACCGACGTGCTGGGGGTGATGACCGCCGATCCTGCGCTGGTGCGCGAGGCCTCGCCGGTCGACCGCCTTTCCTATGATGAGGCGCTGGAACTCGCCTATTTCGGCACCCGGATGTTCCACCCGCGCACCATCATCCCGCTCCGCGAGTGCGGCGCCGCGCTGGTCATCCGCAGCACCACCCAGCCCACCGCGCCCGGCACCCGCATCGATGCGACTGGCAATCCCGATCCCAACCGTCCCACCTGCGTGACCAGCCTAGAGCGGCTCGCGCTGCTCGGCGTCCAGTCGCGCCGCACCGGCCTGAGCAAGCCGCTCGGCGGTCGCATCCTCGCGGCCCTCGGCGAGGCCGGCGTCCGCGTGTGGATGACCACCGAGTCCACCCTCGGCCAGTCCTTCTCGGTCGTGATCCCGGAGTCTGACATGCCGAAGGCCAAGCAAAGCATCAGCGAGGTGCTCGCCCCCGAGATCCAGACCGGCGACCTGCGCATCGAGCCGATGCTGTCGCCCGTGACGCTCGTCACGCTCGTCGGCGAGAACATGGCGCGCCGGCCGAATGTCGCCGGCCGTTTCCTCAATTCCATTGGCGCGGCCGGCATCAATGTGCGCGCCGTGGCCCAGGGCGCGTCGGCCCGCAGCATCTCCTGCGTGGTGGACGCCGACCACACCGCGCTGGCGGTGCGGACCGTGCACGGTGCCTTCAACCTCTCGCACACCGAGATCAGCGTGCTCCTGCTCGGCAAGGGCGTGGTCGGCGGCTCGCTGCTCAAGCAGATCGACCAGCAGAACAAGGCCCTCGGCCGCGAGCATGACGTGCAGGTGCGCCTCGTGGGCGTCGGCTCGAGCGGCGGGGTGCTGTTCGACGAGCACGGCCTTTCCACCGACAAGGCCGTGGAACTGCAAAAGTCCGCGATCGAGGAGGGCAAGGCGGTCAAGGATGTCATCTCGCTGCTCGGCCGTCTGGCGCAGCTGCCCAACCCGGTGCTCGTGGATTGCTCGGCCGCCCCCGGCATGGAGAAGCTCTACCTCGCCGCCTTCAACCAGGGCGTGAACGTCGTGTCCGCCAACAAGCAGCCGCTCGCCCTCCCGCAGGCCGAGCGCGACGGCTTGCTCGGCCAGGCCCGCAAACATTTCCGCGCCTACCACTACGAGACCACGGTCGGCGCCGCGCTGCCCGTGATCGAGACGCTCAAGAATCTCGTCCGCACCGGCGACCACGTGATCACCATCGAGGGCGCGTTTTCCGGCACGCTCGGCTACCTGTGCGACCAGCTCGCGCAGGGTCAGCCGCTGTCGGTCGCCGTCCGCACGGCGCGCGACCTGGGTTACACCGAGCCGCATCCGCGCGATGACCTGTCCGGCCTCGATGTGGCCCGCAAGGCCGTGATCCTCGCCCGCGAACTCGGCCTGCGCCTCGACCTGACTGACGTGGAGCTGAAGCCCTTCGTGCCCGAGTCCTATCTCAAGGAGAGCGATCCCGAGAAATTCATGCAGTCGCTCACGGCGCTCGACGCGGAGTTTGCGCAGCGCGTCGCCGCCAGCAAGGCCCAGGGCAAACTGCCGCGCTACCTGGCGCGCATCACCCCCGGGGCCGCGGGCGCCAAGGTCACGGTCGGCCCGGTCGACGTCGAGACGGCGCACCCGGCCTCGTCGCTGCGCGGGGCGGAGGCCTTCGTCGCCTTCCACACCGAGCGTTACAAGGAATACCCGATGGTGGTCCGCGGCGCGGGGGCGGGTGGGGCGGTCACCGCCGCCGGCGTGCTCGCCGATATCCTGCGCCTGGCCCAGAACATCCGCGGCCGGGGTTAA
- a CDS encoding alpha/beta fold hydrolase: MPTVLLVHALTGSAQAGGQGGWWEPLIGPGRALDPDQYRIVCFNNLGSCYGSSGPGAEGFPDDRNLELTSLDLSRAILQGLDRLGIAQVHLTTGGSLGGMITLALAALAPERFQRILPLATSVAASAWVVGWNHVARQILRLDPGYPHDIGRGLEVARQLAILTYRAEPGLNARQPRPAAASSVAQGYPVQSYLEHQGAKLRNRFAAHSYELQLAAMDHHDLLQPLPGDVRPAINRVRAATLVVDIDTDQLFTPAQADELAAQLHQAGAPVERATLQSIHGHDAFLMEWDLLTPILTRALQLEVHS; encoded by the coding sequence GTGCCCACCGTGCTGCTGGTGCATGCCCTGACGGGTAGCGCCCAGGCCGGCGGCCAGGGCGGTTGGTGGGAGCCGCTGATCGGGCCCGGGCGCGCGCTCGACCCCGACCAGTATCGCATCGTGTGTTTTAACAACCTCGGTTCCTGCTACGGCAGCAGCGGTCCCGGGGCGGAGGGTTTTCCCGACGACCGCAACCTCGAGCTGACCAGCCTCGACCTCTCGCGCGCCATATTGCAGGGCCTCGATCGCCTGGGCATCGCGCAGGTTCACCTCACGACCGGCGGTTCCCTCGGCGGCATGATCACGCTCGCCCTTGCCGCCCTGGCTCCGGAGCGGTTCCAGCGCATTTTGCCCCTCGCCACCAGCGTCGCGGCGAGCGCGTGGGTCGTCGGCTGGAACCATGTGGCCCGCCAGATTCTGCGCCTCGATCCCGGCTATCCGCACGATATTGGCCGCGGCTTGGAGGTCGCCCGCCAGCTCGCCATCCTGACCTACCGCGCCGAGCCCGGCCTGAATGCCCGCCAGCCCCGGCCGGCGGCGGCGAGCTCCGTCGCGCAAGGCTATCCGGTTCAAAGCTACCTGGAGCACCAGGGCGCCAAATTGCGCAACCGTTTCGCCGCCCATTCCTATGAGCTGCAGCTGGCCGCGATGGACCACCACGACCTGCTCCAGCCGCTGCCCGGCGACGTTCGCCCGGCGATCAACCGCGTGCGGGCCGCGACCCTCGTGGTGGACATCGACACCGACCAGCTTTTCACCCCCGCGCAGGCCGACGAGCTCGCCGCGCAGCTGCACCAGGCCGGCGCCCCGGTGGAGCGGGCGACGCTGCAAAGCATCCACGGCCATGACGCCTTCCTCATGGAGTGGGACTTGCTCACGCCGATCCTGACGCGCGCCCTGCAGCTGGAGGTCCACTCATGA
- the proB gene encoding glutamate 5-kinase, translated as MAKRSQRIVLKFGTGILSTEKGIGLSRSQIARLVREVGALVRAGHECVIVSSGAVAAGLDTLGLATKPKELAAKQACAAVGQSQLMHAYASAFAKQGISVAQLLLTHQDLDSRVRHLNARNTLTHLLSRGHVVPIINENDSVAVEELNFGDNDRLSAEVAILLKADLLIILTSVDGLQDAAGKVVPLVRDFTEVASLVRSDKGHTSTGGMVTKLQAAQLAVKAGIPVNIASGRKAGLVYQIVAGKRVGTYFPAK; from the coding sequence ATGGCCAAACGTTCCCAACGCATCGTGCTCAAGTTCGGCACCGGCATCCTCTCCACCGAGAAGGGTATCGGCCTGAGCCGCTCGCAAATTGCCCGCCTGGTCCGCGAGGTCGGCGCCCTCGTCCGCGCCGGCCATGAATGCGTGATCGTTTCGAGCGGCGCGGTCGCCGCCGGTCTGGACACGCTGGGCCTGGCGACGAAACCCAAGGAACTCGCCGCGAAGCAGGCCTGCGCTGCCGTCGGCCAGTCGCAGTTGATGCACGCCTATGCCAGCGCGTTCGCCAAGCAGGGCATCTCGGTCGCCCAGCTGCTGCTCACCCACCAGGATCTCGACAGCCGCGTCCGCCACCTCAACGCGCGCAACACCCTCACCCACCTCCTCTCCCGCGGCCACGTGGTGCCGATCATCAACGAGAACGACTCCGTCGCCGTCGAGGAACTCAATTTCGGCGACAACGACCGCCTCTCCGCCGAGGTCGCGATCCTCCTCAAGGCCGACCTCCTCATCATCCTCACGAGCGTCGACGGCCTGCAGGACGCCGCCGGCAAGGTGGTACCGCTGGTGCGCGACTTTACCGAAGTCGCCAGCCTCGTCCGCTCCGACAAGGGCCACACCTCCACTGGCGGCATGGTCACGAAGCTGCAGGCCGCCCAGCTCGCGGTGAAGGCCGGCATCCCGGTAAACATCGCCAGCGGCCGCAAGGCGGGCCTGGTCTACCAAATCGTGGCCGGCAAACGCGTGGGCACGTATTTTCCGGCCAAATGA